DNA from Candidatus Methylomirabilota bacterium:
AGTTCACCCGCGACGCCAAGGCCCTCGGCATCAAGGTCCACGGCACCTTCATCATGGGCTTGCCCGGGGAGACGCGCGAGAGCATCGAGGAGACCATCCGCTTCGCCCAGGAGATCGATCCCGACACGGTGCAGGCCTCCCTGGCGGCCCCGTATCCCGGCACCGAGCTCCACCGGCAGGCCCGGGAACAGGGCTGGCTGGTCGACGACGACCTCGTGGACGGCGACGGTGTGCAGGCCGCCGTGCTGGCGTACCCGCACCTGAGGCGCACGGAGATCTTCGCGTCGGTGGACGCCTTCTACCGGCGGTTCTACTTCCGCCCGCGCAAGCTCTTCGCGATCGGGGCCGAGATGGTGCGGGACCCCGCGGTCGGCCGCCGCCGCCTCAAAGAGGGCGTGGAGTTCCTGCGCTTCCTGTCCCGCCGCTAACACCGCCAGTTGGATGGGCGTGTGGTCACAGCTCACGTGAGTGGGGGAGGGTTGGAGGGGGGCATGCTATGCCCCCCTCCAAGTCCATAAGAAGCTCGCTGACCGTCACCAGCTCGTAGCCCGCCCCCCGCAGCTCGTCGACCATGACAGCAAGCGCGGCCAACAGCCGCGCCGGCGCTCCGGGCAGCCCTTCGGCGTCGTGGAGATCGACGATGGCGCCGGCATGGGCCCGCTCGCGCACGTGGGCCGCCTGGGCCGAAGGGCTGCGGGGACGGAGGCCTTCGCCCTGGATCGACCAGAACACGCAGCGCTCGTTGCACCGGCGCAGGGCGGGGTACATCGCCGCATTGACCATGCCCCACGGCGGCCGGAAGAGCCGGGGCGCGCGCCCGCTGAGATCGCCGAGCAGCTCGTGGGCCCGACCGATCTCCTCGCCCGTCGCCCGCGGCCCCCGCAGCCAGAGGCTCGAGTGCGACCAGCTGTGGTTGGCGATCTCGTGGCCGGCCGCCGCCGTGTCCCGCACCACCTCGGCCGCCCGGGCCGCCCGCGCGCCGACGAGAAAGAACGTCCCGCGGACGCCCAGTCGGGCGAGGAGGGCCAGGACGCGCGGCGTCCAGGCCGGATCGGGGCCGTCGTCGAAGCTCAGGGCGACGCGGCGGCGGTCCCGCGGTCCGCGCCAGACGCAGGCCGGCGTCGCCAGGTGGGGCAGCCAGGCGTAGGCCAGCCAGGCGCCGACGGCCACACCCGCCGCCGTGAGCCCGGCGCTCACGGGGCGATCTCCCGCCGTTCCAGCACGGCCCTGACCACCCGGCGGCTCGCGTCCGGCCGCCGCAGCCGGCGCGTCTGGCGACGCAAGCGCTCCAGCAGGGCGGGCTCGGCCAGGGCCCGCTCGACGGCTTGTCGGAGCTCGTCGCGCGAGCGGGCGACCAGCGCGACGCCGCACCGCGAGGCGAACCGCTCGTTGCGCTGCTCTTGCCCCGGCAGGGAGCCGAAGACGACCAGCGGCACCTCGGCGGCCAGAGCCTCGGCCAGGGTCATGCCGCCGGCCTTCGTGACCAGCACGTCGGCCGCCGCCATGAGCCGTCGGATGTCGGTCACGTAGCCCAGCGTCCGGATCGGGCTGCCTGCGGTGCGGACGCGCAGCTCGGTCTCCAGGCGCCGGTCGAGCCCGGCGATGACCAGGGCCTGAAGGGGCAAGCGGAGCTGGGCGAGGACGTCCACGACGTCGGGGAGCCGACCGAGCGAGCCCTGGGCCCCCGCCATGGCGAGCACCACCGGCAGCCGCGAGGACAGGCCGAAGGCGGCGCGGGCCTCGGCAGGGTCGATGGGATCCTCGAACTCCGGGCGCACGGGGACGCCGGTCACGACGATCCGCTCCGGAGGGATGCCCCGGGCGATGAACTCGTGCTTCACCTCGTCGGCGGCCACGCAGTAACGGTCCACGTTCCGGGCGATCCACTGGCTGTGGGCGACGAAGTCCGTCACGACCGTCGTGTGAGCCGGCACCGCGAAGCCCCGGTCGGCGAGGCTCGCCAGCACCACGGCGGGGGTGGCGTGGACGCTGACGACGGCGTCCGGGGCCTCGCGCGCGAGCAGCGCGGCCAGCTTGGCCGCCCCCAGGCGGGTGGCGCCGAACGTCAGGGGCGAGTCGCTGGTCAGCCGGTCGCCGAGCGCGTAGGCCGCTCCCCACAGGCTGGGGCAGCGGCGCAGCGCCCAGTGATACAGTGCTCGCGTCGCGCGCGCGAAGAGCGGGTGGACGAGATCACGGAAGTGGTCCACCACGATCGCGGAGGCGCCGGCCCGGCGAAACGCGGTGGCGAGGCTGCGGGCGGCGGCGTTGTGCCCCGAACCGTAGCTCGCGGTGAGGACGAGCACGCGCGCCATGGCGCGACTATCCTACCCCGAGCGCGCCGCTCCGCTACACTGTGCCGAGACTACGAGTCAGGAGGGCGGATGGGGAACAAGGGCGCGCTGCAAGTTTTGATCTGGGTGGCGACCCTGTTCTTCGTCGTGATGATGTTCGTGCCGCTGGTCCTGGAGCTGGTGCGTCGTCTCGCTCAGGGGATCGAGGGCGTGCCCTGATGACGGGGGCCGAGCAGCGGCGCCAGCTCGACGGCGTGGAAGCCCTGGACCGCCAGGATCGCTCCGAAGCTCGGCTGGGGCACGGCCCGGCACGTCGTGGCGTCCACCAGCACCGAGCCCGGTGCCACGGGGACGACCTCGGCCCCCGGTACCTGGAGGAACACGCGGCGGGTCGGCGCCAGCACGGCGACGGCGGGCAGGAGGGACTCGGGAAGCTCCCCCGCGCTCTCGAGGAACGGCAGGCCCGAGCAGTCGTGCGACTCGAAGAAGACGCTGCTTCGCACGCCGAGGGCGGCGTCGCGCGCGCCGTGAGAGGCGACGCCCGGGGCGGGGAGCAGCGTGGCGACTGCGAGCAGAACGGGGAGGGCCGCGATCAGCAGGGCGCTTGACCGCAGCATCGCCCGGACCTACGCCGGCTCGCCGGCGGCCCGGCGGAACTCCTGGCGCCCGACCTTCCCCAGCGGCTTTCTGGTCAAGAAATAGTGGCAGCTCCCCGTGTGGGCCATCACCGCGCTCGTGGCATCGCCCCGGCATCCGGGGCAGCCGTACCGCTCGGGCGTGGCGGGCGTACGGACGAGGGCGCGCAACGGGTGCTGCTGGCCGCAGCCGGGGCAGGCGATCAGGTGGCTCTCGCAACAGAGGAAGAGGATCGCGCGCTCGTCGGCGTCCAGCATAGGGCGGGCATAGTGAGGCGGGGCGCTCGTGCCGTCAAGCCGCAATGCGTCGACGCGCGGTGGGCTATACCCGTCGGCACAGAATTGTGCCGAATGGAGGAGGGACGCGCGCGAGGATGAACATCGGTCGCCGTCGACCCGTCGTCAAGACCATGCTCCTCTGCGAGGGGGCGACGCTGGACCCGGCGACGAAGCGCTATACGCTCTCGGGGGTGTTTCACCGGCTGGAGGTCGGCGGATTTCCGTGCCCCGTCCCGCCGATGATCGCCTACATCGTGATGACCGAGGTGCAGGGCCGGCACCAGTGCGGTCTCTATCTCAATGATCTCGAGAGTGGCCAGGTCCTGGTGGGACGGGAGGGACGCTTCGGCGGGAGCCAGCCGACGGACATCGTGGAACTCGCGCTCCAGGTCCTGCCGCGGGTCCATTCCGACGTGCCACCGCTGATCCATGCCGGCCTCTACGAGGTCGCCTTCCTGATCGACGAGCAGCGGGTGGCGTACTGTCCCTTCGTCGTGCGCCAGGCCGGTGCTTGACGATGAAGGTCGGGGAGGTTGCTGCGGGCACAAGACGCGGGCCGTGTTCGACCGCTACCATATCGTCAGCCCGGGCGATCTCCAGGAGGCGGCGAGCAGGCTGTCGGCAACGACGCAGCCTGCCCGTGGTTAGGGGCTGCTACCATCCTTCCCGTGATGACGCCGGGCTGCTGAGGACAGAGGCCGGAAGGGAGAGATGTCATGAGAGCTGTTCTCGCACTGGCGGTAGTGATCCTCGTGTTCGTGACCGGCTGCGCCACCAGAGACAAACGGGTGGCGGTGAAAAAAGAGGAGCCGGTCCTGTGCGCGTTCCTGGGCGACGCCTGCGAGCTCCTCAAACCGGCCGCGCAGAGCGAGGCGGGACTGCGCTACGTGAACCCCAAAGTCAACTTCACCAGGTACAACAAGGTAATGGTCGACGTGGTCGGCTTCTTCGGCTCTGATGTGGCGAAGGTCCCGCCCAGGGACCAGCAGGCGCTCATCGACCTCTTCCACAAGACACTCACCGAGCAGTTGGCAAAACGGTACCAGATCGTGGACCAGCCCGGCCCAGGGGTCGCTCGAGTCCAGGTGACACTCCTGGACGCCGAGGCGGCGACGGCGCGGGCACGGTCGATCTCTGTGGTGATCGCGCAGAAGCGGGTACCGGCCGCCGGTGCTTCCCTCGTGACCGGGAGGTATCCGTTCGCCGGCGGGGCCCAGGCGGTCGCGAAGCTCACGGACTCGGTGAGCGGCCAGCTCCTCGGCGCCGCGGTGGATCGGCGCGCAGGGGGAGGAGCGGTCCAGAGGGCCGGCCAGTGGCAGTGGGGGGACGCCGAGAACGCGATCAAGGCGTGGTCCGAGATCATGGTCGGCGGGCTGTACTCCTATACCTCCGGCGCGAGGAAGCCCTAGCCGGCGATCACGCGTCCTGCGGCTCCGTGCCATCCCCCGCGCTCGCGAATTCTGTGAAACGGCAAACGTTCAGGCGATCGCTTGACGAGCGTCGTGTAAGTGTGTAACTTCCCGGCCGTGGACGATTAGCTCAGTTGGCAGAGCGCTGGCCTCACATGCCAGAGGTCACTGGTTCAAGTCCAGTATCGTCCACCATCAACCCGCGCGGCGGGAGGTCGCATGGACGAGAAGCGTTTGCAGACCCTGTTGAACGTGCTCACCGTGATCCTCGTCCTCGTCCTGGCGGGCTCGTTCGCGACCGTGATCAGCGCGGCGCTGTCGGCCAGCTAGAGGAGGGTTGCTGAGCCGAAGCGTTCAGCCTATACTGCGTCACCGTTCGACATGGCCGGCGAGGCATTGCTCTGGGAGCGACGGATGAAGGTGTGCATTTTCTTTGACGGGCAGAACTTCTATCGGTCACTGCTCCGTTTCGACGAATCTCTTCGCGTCGACTACGATCGTCTCGCCCTCTGGATCACACAGCAAGTGGGTGGCCCGGTCGGAACCTTCGGGGGCGCCTACTACTACGTCGGCCTGTCCCAGGACGCCCCGCCCCTCGTCGAAGGCTTCCTCAAGGGCCTCGAGCTGCGACCAGGCTACTTCGTCAAGCGTGAGCCGCGCGTCCGCCGCTCCGGCCGGTGCTTCACCTGCGGAACGGAGTACGAGTACACGACGGAGAAGCGGGTCGATACGCGCCTGGTGGCCGACCTGATCCACTATGCGGCCAACGACGCCTACGACGCCGCGGTGCTCGTGTCGGGCGACGACGATTTCGTGCCGGCGGTGGAGGCGGTGAACGCGCTGGGCAAGCAGGTCTGGGTGGCGACGTGGTCGGCCGAGGAGCTCTCCAAGGACCTGCGCGTGCGCTGCTTCGGTCAGCTCCACCTGAGCGAGGGCATCGCGGCGTTCCGGGCGGAGCGCGCCCGCATCGCCGTGGCCCGCCCGCTCCGGCCCCCGGCCGTGCCCGTCCTCGACCGGACGCTGGCCGAGCTGCAGCGCGCCGAGGCCAGGCTGCCCCACGTGGGCCGGGGATACTTCGTCATGCGCTGGCGCTCGCATCTGCTGCCGCCCGCGGGCCCGGAGCGCGAGGCGCTCGTCCAGCAGCTCATCGACGCGGGGCTGGCCGAAGAGTTCGAGGTCACCGACCCCGAAGGGCGTTCCGTTCGCGCGATTCGCACCCGGGCGATCAGGGCTCCAGAAGGCGTTTCAGCAGCCGGTTGACTCCTTCCCGCGCCGTCTCGCTGCTCGAGCGGCGGCGCGACTCCCGCGGGCTCTCGCA
Protein-coding regions in this window:
- a CDS encoding polysaccharide deacetylase family protein — protein: MSAGLTAAGVAVGAWLAYAWLPHLATPACVWRGPRDRRRVALSFDDGPDPAWTPRVLALLARLGVRGTFFLVGARAARAAEVVRDTAAAGHEIANHSWSHSSLWLRGPRATGEEIGRAHELLGDLSGRAPRLFRPPWGMVNAAMYPALRRCNERCVFWSIQGEGLRPRSPSAQAAHVRERAHAGAIVDLHDAEGLPGAPARLLAALAVMVDELRGAGYELVTVSELLMDLEGGIACPPPTLPHSREL
- a CDS encoding glycosyltransferase, whose amino-acid sequence is MARVLVLTASYGSGHNAAARSLATAFRRAGASAIVVDHFRDLVHPLFARATRALYHWALRRCPSLWGAAYALGDRLTSDSPLTFGATRLGAAKLAALLAREAPDAVVSVHATPAVVLASLADRGFAVPAHTTVVTDFVAHSQWIARNVDRYCVAADEVKHEFIARGIPPERIVVTGVPVRPEFEDPIDPAEARAAFGLSSRLPVVLAMAGAQGSLGRLPDVVDVLAQLRLPLQALVIAGLDRRLETELRVRTAGSPIRTLGYVTDIRRLMAAADVLVTKAGGMTLAEALAAEVPLVVFGSLPGQEQRNERFASRCGVALVARSRDELRQAVERALAEPALLERLRRQTRRLRRPDASRRVVRAVLERREIAP
- a CDS encoding DUF3313 domain-containing protein, giving the protein MRAVLALAVVILVFVTGCATRDKRVAVKKEEPVLCAFLGDACELLKPAAQSEAGLRYVNPKVNFTRYNKVMVDVVGFFGSDVAKVPPRDQQALIDLFHKTLTEQLAKRYQIVDQPGPGVARVQVTLLDAEAATARARSISVVIAQKRVPAAGASLVTGRYPFAGGAQAVAKLTDSVSGQLLGAAVDRRAGGGAVQRAGQWQWGDAENAIKAWSEIMVGGLYSYTSGARKP
- a CDS encoding NYN domain-containing protein gives rise to the protein MKVCIFFDGQNFYRSLLRFDESLRVDYDRLALWITQQVGGPVGTFGGAYYYVGLSQDAPPLVEGFLKGLELRPGYFVKREPRVRRSGRCFTCGTEYEYTTEKRVDTRLVADLIHYAANDAYDAAVLVSGDDDFVPAVEAVNALGKQVWVATWSAEELSKDLRVRCFGQLHLSEGIAAFRAERARIAVARPLRPPAVPVLDRTLAELQRAEARLPHVGRGYFVMRWRSHLLPPAGPEREALVQQLIDAGLAEEFEVTDPEGRSVRAIRTRAIRAPEGVSAAG